In a genomic window of uncultured Flavobacterium sp.:
- a CDS encoding PepSY-like domain-containing protein, with product MKKLILSAAIILGGLSVQATTPAVKTSMTQSVTIQDEYTEVAADAVPAAVKSTIEKSFPNTKLEKAYKNDKNQYKLEISSGDKKYTVFTDASGNIIKK from the coding sequence ATGAAAAAGCTAATCTTATCTGCAGCAATCATTTTAGGAGGATTATCAGTTCAGGCAACCACGCCTGCTGTAAAAACTTCAATGACGCAATCAGTAACTATTCAGGACGAATATACTGAAGTAGCTGCTGATGCTGTTCCGGCAGCTGTAAAATCGACTATCGAAAAATCTTTTCCGAACACGAAACTTGAAAAAGCGTACAAAAACGACAAGAATCAATACAAACTTGAAATTTCAAGCGGAGACAAAAAGTATACTGTATTTACAGATGCTTCAGGAAACATCATTAAAAAATAA